The Methanofastidiosum sp. DNA segment AACTGCAAAAACAACTGAACCTATAAAGAGTCTCAAGGATATTCTTTCAGGAGTCTTCAAGAAGAAAAAATAGATCCATTAAATTCTATTTTTTTAAATATATATTTTTATTTTACTCGCCATTTATCTATTTAAAACTTTATATAGTATAATGTTATTATTTTATACGCTTGTGTTATTAATGACAATAGAAAGAAAACTCGGGTTAATATTCAAAATGAATGAAGAAACATGGAAGAGGCATTCTAACCCATGGAGCGTTATAACAAGAAACACAGTTACCCCATTACTAGTACTTGCATTCTGGAGTAGAGTTTGGATAGGGTGGTATTCCCTTATCCCAATTGTATTAAGCTTAGTCTGGATGTATGTGAATCCTAGGGTATTCTCTCCGCCAAAATCAACTGATAATTGGGCTTCAAAAGGTGTTTTCGGCGAAAGAGTATGGTTAAATCGGGATAAAATACCTATTCCAGAATACCACAAAAAGTTGCCGAATATTTTAAGTATGGTTTCGGGTATTGGATTTTTATTTGTCATTTGGGGGATATATACCTTAGAAATATGGCCTCTCTTATTTGGAGGAGCTATTCAATATGCTGGAAAGCTATGGTTTGTTGACAGAATGGTTTGGCTTTATGAAGATATGAAACATCTGCCCGAATACGATAAATTTGAACATTAATTTAATATACAATAAAAATTTAATTTGATTAAGAACTATATTGAGAAAGCGAGCGTATGATAAAAAATATCCTTCTTGGAAGGCCATTTTTAGTAGTTTTTAATCTTACAAGAAGATGCAATTCAATATGTTCAATGTGTAGTATATGGCAGACCCCTTCTAAGATACAAGATGAGCTTAGTCTTGAAGAGATAGAATCAATATTCAAAGATTTAAAATCTTATGGGATTAAGCATGTTTTTTTACAAGGCGGAGAACCATTACTTCGGAAAGACATCATTCAAATCATTGAACTCTTAATCGGCCTTGGTTTGAATCCAACTTTAATAACAAACGGTCTACTATTAGATAAAAAAATTGCAAATAAAATTGCTGAACTTAAATGTAATGTCAGCATCAGCCTTGATTCATTGGATCCAAAAAGATATAAAAAAATTAGGGGTGTTGACAAATTACCCATTCTTTTAGAGAATATATATTATTGTGGTAAAATTGAGAATAAAAAAGGAGTTTGGCATATAACTTCAACAATAAGTAAAATCAATCATGACGAAGCTCTAGATCTTTTCTATTTTGCAAGAAATAATGGATTTAATTTTAATGTTTATCCTTATAACTATTCTCATTGCTATTCTAGCTCTCATGATGAAGATTTGAGCTATGAAAAGGATAAATTTCTTATTATCGAATCTTTTAAAAAACTGAGGAATGAAGCCTTAAGAAATAATTTGATATTTGATAAAATAATTTACGATGACATAATTAAGTATTTGGAAGGAGATTATTGCATGCCTTGTGATGCTATGAAAAAATCTATACTTCTAACAGAAAAAGGAGACATGTCCCCATGTCTTGAATTTAAACCATCTTTGAATCTAAAAGAAATTAGGATAAAAGACGCATTAAAAAAAATGGACTACTCTAAGGTAAAAAAATGTTACATGGAAACACCGTGTTTTTATGGATGCACACGTGGTTCTGGGATTGTAATAAGGAAAATCCCAGAAATATTATTATTTGGGGTTAAACATCCCAAAATCTTAGCAAGTTATATGATGGCCTATTACTTTTGATTTTCAATATATTTATATATAAAATTCGTGCTTCAAATTTATTCAAATAATGGAAGGTGCTATAA contains these protein-coding regions:
- a CDS encoding radical SAM protein → MIKNILLGRPFLVVFNLTRRCNSICSMCSIWQTPSKIQDELSLEEIESIFKDLKSYGIKHVFLQGGEPLLRKDIIQIIELLIGLGLNPTLITNGLLLDKKIANKIAELKCNVSISLDSLDPKRYKKIRGVDKLPILLENIYYCGKIENKKGVWHITSTISKINHDEALDLFYFARNNGFNFNVYPYNYSHCYSSSHDEDLSYEKDKFLIIESFKKLRNEALRNNLIFDKIIYDDIIKYLEGDYCMPCDAMKKSILLTEKGDMSPCLEFKPSLNLKEIRIKDALKKMDYSKVKKCYMETPCFYGCTRGSGIVIRKIPEILLFGVKHPKILASYMMAYYF